In one window of Nocardiopsis aegyptia DNA:
- a CDS encoding sensor histidine kinase, giving the protein MRFGAPRTTLAGQFLALQLGIVVIVLVMVAAVSLAQSDARLRQTESRRMLSVAESTAARDIVRAGLEADGRLEVLAPTAESVRVLSSADHLVIHDSEGRALTLDPGPRDGGPQGAPGIASALEGRAWTGVTEIEGNRAVAAAVPVIGDGGTILGVVLTGVDYPGAGELLVLATPNLLVYLGIASVLGVAGSLLLSRRVKRQTLGLEPDQIARLVEHREAMLHGIKEGVLGLDADHRVTLANDAAVRLLGLPADCVGSTLTELGVGGELEDVLLGRVQGRDTVVALGDRLVALNRMPLVTDARPAGSVTTMRDRTDLVELQHELDTSQTTTETLRAQAHEFSNRLHVISGLLELREYGEAAKYVSQVGGARAQLSADVTGRVNDPSLAALLIAKTSLADEQRTRLRVSPGTRLEPVSAELSDDLVTVVANLVDNALDAVAPTAGGAAPPWVEVEVVGGGGDPVRVAVTDSGPGVPSELAGEVFQHGYTTKDGAGRKRGLGLAIVGLVCARRGGTATVTGSQFTAVLYETPPAPEEET; this is encoded by the coding sequence CCGCGGTGTCCCTGGCCCAGTCCGACGCCCGCCTGCGCCAGACCGAGAGCCGCCGCATGCTCTCGGTCGCCGAGAGCACGGCCGCGCGCGACATCGTCCGCGCCGGCCTGGAGGCCGACGGGCGGCTGGAGGTGCTGGCGCCGACCGCCGAGAGCGTGCGGGTGCTCTCCAGCGCCGACCACCTGGTCATCCACGACAGCGAGGGCCGGGCCCTGACCCTGGACCCCGGGCCCCGGGACGGCGGCCCCCAGGGCGCGCCCGGCATCGCCTCGGCGCTGGAGGGCCGCGCCTGGACCGGGGTGACCGAGATCGAGGGCAACCGGGCCGTGGCCGCGGCCGTCCCAGTGATCGGCGACGGCGGCACCATCCTCGGCGTCGTCCTGACGGGCGTGGACTACCCCGGGGCCGGCGAACTCCTCGTCCTGGCCACCCCCAACCTGCTGGTGTACCTGGGCATCGCCAGTGTGCTCGGCGTGGCCGGCTCCCTGCTGCTGTCGCGCCGCGTCAAGCGCCAGACCCTGGGCCTGGAGCCCGACCAGATCGCCCGCCTCGTCGAGCACCGCGAGGCGATGCTGCACGGCATCAAGGAGGGCGTCCTGGGACTGGACGCCGACCACCGCGTCACGCTGGCCAACGACGCCGCCGTGCGCCTGCTCGGCCTGCCCGCCGACTGCGTGGGCTCCACCCTGACCGAACTGGGCGTGGGCGGCGAGCTGGAGGACGTGCTGCTGGGCCGGGTCCAGGGGCGTGACACCGTGGTCGCCCTGGGGGACCGGCTCGTGGCCCTGAACCGCATGCCCCTGGTCACCGACGCGCGCCCCGCCGGATCCGTGACCACCATGCGCGACCGCACCGACCTGGTCGAGCTCCAGCACGAACTGGACACCAGCCAGACCACCACCGAGACCCTGCGCGCCCAGGCCCACGAGTTCAGCAACCGGCTGCACGTCATCTCCGGGCTGCTGGAGCTGCGCGAGTACGGTGAGGCGGCCAAGTACGTCAGCCAGGTCGGCGGGGCCCGCGCCCAGCTCAGCGCCGACGTCACCGGCCGGGTCAACGACCCGTCGCTGGCCGCGCTGCTCATCGCCAAGACCAGCCTGGCCGACGAGCAGCGCACCCGGCTGCGGGTCTCCCCGGGGACCCGCCTGGAGCCGGTCTCGGCGGAGCTGTCCGACGACCTGGTCACGGTCGTGGCCAACCTGGTCGACAACGCCCTGGACGCCGTCGCCCCGACCGCCGGCGGCGCCGCGCCCCCCTGGGTGGAGGTCGAGGTCGTCGGCGGCGGAGGAGACCCGGTCCGGGTGGCCGTCACCGACTCCGGACCCGGCGTGCCCAGCGAACTCGCCGGCGAGGTGTTCCAGCACGGCTACACGACCAAGGACGGAGCCGGGCGCAAGCGCGGCCTGGGGCTGGCCATCGTCGGCCTGGTCTGCGCGCGCCGGGGTGGGACGGCGACCGTCACGGGCTCGCAGTTCACCGCCGTCCTGTACGAGACCCCGCCCGCGCCCGAG